The nucleotide sequence CGAACGGGTCAGCGTTTGCAGGGTCCGGACAGCTGTTGTGGGCCAGTCGTAATAGTCGGTTTCGGGTCGGGGAATATAGCGGTAGATAGCCGCAGTGGCGTCGATGTACTGATCGGCGGCCTCAAACTCATCGACTGGGAGCGTTTCGCTCAAATACAGATACGCATCCGAAAGAATCACTTCTTTTTTGCCCGGCAGCGGTTTGTCGGATGTAGGCAGCGACAAACCTATTTCCGGCCACTGAGCGCCTACTGTACCACTGGGGTCTGTCTGCGTCAGACTACAGTACGGATTCAGAGATGTCAGATTCTGAAAATAAAGCACGGTACCGGTCTGGTAGTCCTCCAGACAGAAATAGGCCGTGCCGGACGTAGGGCCGTTCTGGGTAGTAAAGATCTTGCCAGCGGTTTTAGAAAGCCGGTATCGCCGGTCCAGCACATAGACATCCCGCGGCAGAGCTGATAACGTCAGGTCCTGGTGGGGACGCAGTGCGGTTGTATAATGAAGCACTGGGCGCTCAGGATCGGGCCACTCAACCCGCACCGTAAACTGCCCAATGGCACCATCAATCTGGTATTCAGCGAAGGTATTACTTTGATTTCCCGGTTGGCATTTCTTCAGTGTCTGTGGGTCAAAACAGGTTCGAATCGCTACTTTACCGCCTTTAGGGAAACTGAAAATCAGCCAGAAGGAGGTAGCGTCGAGGCAGGTTTCCAACTGACCGAATAAGGGCTGAAGGTTGGCAGGCTTTCGGTTTCTGGATGGGCTTAGAGCTTCTTCGATACCCACCGTCCACTGGGATGCGGCCTGCTTTCTGGAACGTGACTGAGAAGAAGATTCTGCCATAGACGTGGAATTAGTGTATGGCAGAACTAAACCCGCTCCTAATAGTTAGCGATCGTACTCAACAATTAGGATACGGTTAAAGTCAGATTAACCAGTCAGAATTAGCTGGTTTTATCCTTGTCCTGAGGTAGATCAGACCGCACTATTGACAGGGGTAATAAATTTCGCTAAGGCTCGCGTTTGAAAGAATCTGACCAAATCAGGTCATTTAAAGATTGTGCAGCTACCAATGGCCGTTTATCATTGATTTTCCGGCTCGAAACCGCTAAACTTGTCCCTTCGCTGCCCTATTTCGTATCGTGGATTCAATTTCAGTGTTTGCGCCTGCTACCGTAGCCAATGTGGCCTGCGGGTTTGATATATTCGGTTTTGCAGTTGCCAGCCCCGGCGATCAGATTACTCTGACAGCGCGTCCGGAACCCGGCGTTCGAATTACCGACATTATTGGTGACGAGGGGCGTCTACCTCGGGAAGCTGCCCGTAACACAGCCGGGATTGCCATTCAGACGTACCTGCAGCATATTAACCGGACCGATGTCGGCGTAGATGTTCTGCTGCATAAGCAGATGCCGCTGGGTAGCGGGCTAGGCTCAAGTGCCGCCAGCGCCGTGGCGGGCGTATATGCCATTAACGAACTGCTCGGACGGCCGTTGGCGACGATGGACCTGCTGCCGTTTGCAATGGAAGGGGAGCGGCTGGCCTGCGGCTCGGCCCATGCCGATAACGTAGCACCATCGCTGCTGGGTGGGTTTGTGGTGATTCGGAGTTACCACCCGCTCGACGTAATCCGGATCGAAACACCGGCAGCGCTTTTCTGCACAATTGTTCACCCCGACATTGAAGTCAATACCAAAGATGCCCGTTTCATCCTGAAAAATGAGGTGTCGCTGAAGAATACGATCACGCAGATGGGCAATGTGGCGGGGCTGATTGCCGGGCTGATGAAACCTGACTATGACCTCATCAGCCGGTCGCTGGTCGACGTAATTATTGAACCCGTGCGGGCCATTCTGATTCCGGAGTTCAACGAAGCCAAACAGGCCGCTCTCGACAACGGCGCATTGGGGTGCAGTATTTCAGGCTCGGGACCATCGATGTTTGCCTTGAGCCGCGACGCGCATACGGCCGAGCGGGTTGGCGCGGCTATGCAGCAGGCATTTCTGTCGGTGGGTATCACCAGCGAAGCATACGTCTCGGAAATTAACCGGCAGGGCCCCAGAGTGCTGGCTAACTAATCCAGCAGCCGCAGCACGAAATTTTTGATGGCGTTGTGCTTGATTACTTTGACCAGACGACCGCGTTCATAGACATACTCGTCTTCCCGGTCGCCGAGTAGAGCACGATACGTTCCTGCCTGAGTTTGGCTGAGCTGAAAGTAATCACCGAAATACTCCGAAAAGACTTTGCTGCGGCCAATTGGCTCCGTGAAGTACAACGAGGAGAGGACGTAGTCGATCGGATTTCGTTCCGTCGCCTGCCGTTTGTATTTATACTGATCTGCTGAAATTACGTAATGATCGCCTTTCCACTCCGTTCGGGATGCGTAGTTGCCCCGGTTGGTGTGCGCTTCCACCGTTGAAAATATAAGCTTTTTGCCCTCAAAATGGGTATTGGCCTTGTAATATACCGTTACGGTGTAGACCAGCAGTTTAACCTTTACGTCGCTGATGAGCGTGTAGGTTGATCGGTTGTCGGCTAACGGCTGACGAACGGCGGTCATTGTGCCTACACGAATACCCGCGATTTCAATCGCGTAATGGTGCGTTTCGGCAGCTGACTGACCCGATGACTGGGCCAGGCTCACCGAGCCCAGCCCGCAAAGTATGCCCGCCAGAACCGCTTTCATCGCTCCAGCAGCATCGCTCCGTAGGAATAGCCTCCTCCGAAAACCGTCACTACAATCCGCTGTCCTTTCTGGAAGGTGTCCCACTTTTCAGACAAGGCAATGGCGCATCCCGCGCAGCCCGTGTTGCCCAGGTACTGAATATTAGAGATCAACTTTTCTTCGGGAAGATCAAGCGTGTGCATAACGTTGCGCGAAATTCGCAGGTTGGCCTGATGAGGCAGCACATAATCAACATCGGCCAGCGTCAGACCACAGCGCTCCAGCACCTGCAGGCTGGCTTTAGGCATATACTGGCAGGCATTGATAAAAACGTCGCGGCCGTGCGGCATCACAACTCCGCCTTCGTTAGGTTTGAGCACAACCGCGTTGGTAGCTTTGGCCGTATGGGCCGCTCCGCCCGTCAGCAGGGCTTTAATAACGAAATCGTCCTCGCTCTGCCGCTCTTTGGTAATCAGCAGGGCAGCCGCGCCGTCGCCCCAAAGATGCCCCGACACTTTATCCTGCTCGTTATTGTAGGCCGTGTTGTGTTCCGATACGATGACCAGGGCCCGACTGGCTTTGTTAAGCGCAAAGTATCCTTCAACCACTTCAATTGCGTTGAGTAGCGAGGAGCAGGCCGTCGAAATTGAAACAACCGGAATGTCGGCAATGCCCAGGCAATGCTGAGCTTCGTGAGCCAACGAAACAATGGTATCGTAGGGCGTATACGTAGCGCCAACAATCAGGTCAATCGTTGAGAGGTCAGTTTTGGGCGCGAGCCGACGGATGACGTCGAGCGTCATGGTGTTCGTGTTCTCACCAGGGGCGGCTTTGCGTCGCTCCCGAATCCCGGTTCGTTCAATAATCCAGTCGCTGGAAAGGCCGTTGAGCTGGGTAAAATGGTCATTGCCAACTACTTCTGTTGGTAAGTAGTGGCTTGCTGCATGAATATACATCAGGCCGATAAATAAAGCGGATTCAGGCATTGCCTGAAAAATATCCGAAAGTTAAATCCTTCCGGGAAAGCATGGTATTTGTCATTAGAACAATACCATAACGTGTTGGTAATGTTAAAAACATCAGGCTAGGGCGAATGATTCGTCCGCAGAACGATTTATTCGTCAGTTAGGCATGGGTTCGGTTCGGATTGTGTGAAATCTGTTTATAAAAGGCAAGCAGCTTCTGGGCCTCCGAATCCCAGTTGTATTCGGTTTCGACCGCCTGCCGACCACGTTGCCCCATTGCTTCGGCTTCGTCGGGGTGTTTGATCAGATACGTTAATGTTTCGGCCAGCCGGGCGGGATCATAGGGCGAAACGCAGAAGCCGCAGCGGTGACGCTCGACAACATGCTGATACAGCGGAAAGTCGGACGTAATAACCGGCAGACCCAGCGCCATGTATTCAAACATTTTGGTCGTGTATGAGTCCGGGTAATCGCCGACGGGTTTCAGCAAGGCCAGACCGGCCGTTGCTCCGGCTGCGTAGGGGAGGGCCTTGCGCTGATCGGCATACCCGTAAAAGCGGAGGTTTGATCGCACCGTTGAAAACGCAGGTAATTGCGCCAGATCAGCGTTCGTGAAGGTGCGCCGGCCGAAAAAATGAGCTATAAAATCGGGATGTTGGCTTTTGAGTCGGGCTAACGAATCTACCAGTGTATCGAATGCCCGTTCGAAACTTAGCCAGCCAATGTAAAAGAACGAAGGCTGCCCAGGGTTGGGCTGGTAAGGTCGGCGAAACGGTTCGAGAAACGACAGGAGCGGGTAATTATAGATTACCGCGTAAGGTTTAGCCATCCGGGTATAGGTGTCCAGATAGCCATGTTCCGTAAAAATCAGAAAAAAATGCCGCTGCGCCAGCCGGTCGAACCACCGAAACGCCCGTTCCAGCCCGTATCCCCGGTTGAAGGTCTTCAGATGTATTTTCTTGTATAGGTTCTCCTGCACTTCATAAATCACTTCTGCGCCAAACCATCGAAAGACAAAGGCAAATGGGATGAACTCCGGTACGTAAACATGGATGATCCGCGGACGCAGCCATAAACACCTTAGGAGAATAAGCGGACAGGTCAGTAAGGTTCGCCAGATCACGCGTCTGAAAAACGGCAGGCGAATGAAATGAATATCGGGGGCAACGGCCGGGTCGGCACGGGGCAGGGCGCAAAACACGTCATACGCCTGGGTGAGTGTCTGGCACTGCTTGAAAACAACACGCGGGTCCTGAGGCTGATGAGCGGTGCTGATGTGCAGGATACGAGCTTTCATCGAATAAGGCAACGCACTAGCAGCATGTCCGGCATCGCAAACAGGTCGTGTTTAGTTTTTCACCCCAAAGGTACGTAACTCTGCGTCAATTCGCTGATTCCATCGCTCCTGCGCCATCTGGTTCGTACCGTGGCCGGTCTCGGCGTCGTACTGCTCCTGCATCCGGTTCATATCCCGAAACGATTCAATGAACTGATATTGAATGATGCTGTTATAATCTTCCAACGTCAGGCTGTCGGAATGGAGTTTCCGTTTAAACCGCTCGGCAATGATTTTTGTAATGTCGAAGTGCCGTTGCTCGTGGTTTAGCGCATAATCGTTTCTGGCTTCGGTACGTCCCCAGGACGAGCTCTTGAGCATATAACTCTTCACCGTCAGGTTCACGTTTATAATCCCTTCCTTGACCGTGCTTTTGCCTTCGTAGGCGAAGCTGGTGAAGATTTCGGCGGCATAATG is from Spirosoma taeanense and encodes:
- a CDS encoding homoserine kinase translates to MDSISVFAPATVANVACGFDIFGFAVASPGDQITLTARPEPGVRITDIIGDEGRLPREAARNTAGIAIQTYLQHINRTDVGVDVLLHKQMPLGSGLGSSAASAVAGVYAINELLGRPLATMDLLPFAMEGERLACGSAHADNVAPSLLGGFVVIRSYHPLDVIRIETPAALFCTIVHPDIEVNTKDARFILKNEVSLKNTITQMGNVAGLIAGLMKPDYDLISRSLVDVIIEPVRAILIPEFNEAKQAALDNGALGCSISGSGPSMFALSRDAHTAERVGAAMQQAFLSVGITSEAYVSEINRQGPRVLAN
- a CDS encoding DUF6134 family protein, coding for MKAVLAGILCGLGSVSLAQSSGQSAAETHHYAIEIAGIRVGTMTAVRQPLADNRSTYTLISDVKVKLLVYTVTVYYKANTHFEGKKLIFSTVEAHTNRGNYASRTEWKGDHYVISADQYKYKRQATERNPIDYVLSSLYFTEPIGRSKVFSEYFGDYFQLSQTQAGTYRALLGDREDEYVYERGRLVKVIKHNAIKNFVLRLLD
- a CDS encoding 3-oxoacyl-ACP synthase III family protein, whose amino-acid sequence is MYIHAASHYLPTEVVGNDHFTQLNGLSSDWIIERTGIRERRKAAPGENTNTMTLDVIRRLAPKTDLSTIDLIVGATYTPYDTIVSLAHEAQHCLGIADIPVVSISTACSSLLNAIEVVEGYFALNKASRALVIVSEHNTAYNNEQDKVSGHLWGDGAAALLITKERQSEDDFVIKALLTGGAAHTAKATNAVVLKPNEGGVVMPHGRDVFINACQYMPKASLQVLERCGLTLADVDYVLPHQANLRISRNVMHTLDLPEEKLISNIQYLGNTGCAGCAIALSEKWDTFQKGQRIVVTVFGGGYSYGAMLLER
- a CDS encoding glycosyltransferase, producing MKARILHISTAHQPQDPRVVFKQCQTLTQAYDVFCALPRADPAVAPDIHFIRLPFFRRVIWRTLLTCPLILLRCLWLRPRIIHVYVPEFIPFAFVFRWFGAEVIYEVQENLYKKIHLKTFNRGYGLERAFRWFDRLAQRHFFLIFTEHGYLDTYTRMAKPYAVIYNYPLLSFLEPFRRPYQPNPGQPSFFYIGWLSFERAFDTLVDSLARLKSQHPDFIAHFFGRRTFTNADLAQLPAFSTVRSNLRFYGYADQRKALPYAAGATAGLALLKPVGDYPDSYTTKMFEYMALGLPVITSDFPLYQHVVERHRCGFCVSPYDPARLAETLTYLIKHPDEAEAMGQRGRQAVETEYNWDSEAQKLLAFYKQISHNPNRTHA